The DNA window CATCCTGAGATATAACCTGCCCAGAACCCCAAGCCTCTGCTTTTATGGTGAACCAACAGCAAAACTTTTTCCAAGTAAAGGTTCACAATTCTCTAAAGCATAAGTCATTTTCCCGACAAGCCATACTGCAGTGCCCGTGATTGTGACAAATGTTCACAACTGGCAAAGCGGAATGAAGGTCCGGGTTTATATTAATTGCGGCAATGGTGAATAAGGCGCTGCAACAGATTAATCCTATGCGCCTTGTTGCTTACAAAGAGCTGCCATGCCGGTTTGTCTTTGAGGGCTAACAACCTGGCAGGCATCCCCTTATTACCGTCAGCATTCCCCCTCAGCAAATGCCCATCTGCCCAAAGTCAGCGCCCGCCATTACTCACAACATCCTGCTGCCCTTGGCCTCACAAAGCAGACTAACGGTATTTTCATTCTGCATATTATTAAAATACAAATACTTACAACCATTTGACACTGATAAGTGCACTTTCCCAACTTGTACAACTTCCATTTTTTTGTATAAGTGCTATAACTATACATAGTTGTACAAAATCAATAATTGTGTACAAGATTAATTTTACCTTAAGTGCATGCAATGACATGTTGAAACCCTTGGAGTGAAACATGAAACAGGATCAGCGCCTGGTGCGCGTTATAGAGCTCTACCGGACCTTGGACAAGGACAAGCTTCATTTGCTTGCCGAAGTCTATGCCGATGGGATCCTGTTTGAAGATCCGGCGCACCGCATACAAGGAAGGATGGCACTTGAGCGCTATTTTTCAGCACTCTACAAGGAGCTTGATTCGATTCATTTTGAGATTGAATCAGCCACCATGGCGGATCAGTATGCCTGGTTGAGCTGGACAATGATCCTGAGTCACCCAAGGCTTGCGTCCGGCAAATCAGTGACTGTCAGCGGCGCAAGCCGGCTCAATTTTGACGAACACGGCATGGTATTGCATCACAGGGATTACTTTGATCTCGGGGCATTGCTCTACGAGCACCTGCCCTTGCTCGGTCCCGTGGTCAGGGCGCTGAAAAGGAGATTTGGTGCATGATGCGGGTGCTCATTACTGGCGCCAGCTCAGGCATAGGACGCCAGCTGGCCATGGATTACCTAAAGGAAGGTCACCAGGTATGGGCCTGCGGGCGCGATGCCGGGCGACTGGCGCAGCTACAGGCACTCGGAGCCAATGTGATGTGCTTTGACGGACGTAACCCTCAAGCCTGTCATCAGGCTGCCGACCAGGTTACAGACTTGGATTTGCTGATCCTCAATGCCGGGAGCTGCGAGTACATAGACAATGCCCGCGAGTTTGACAGCCTGCTGTTTGCCCGGGTTATAGAAACCAACCTGATTGCCACGGCCCATGTATTGGCGGCATTCCTGCCCCGACTGCAGCGCGGAGGCCGTTTGGCCCTGGTCAGCTCCTCGGTAACCTGGCTGCCACTGCCACGGGCCGAAGCCTATGGCGCCTCCAAGGCGGCCCTTGATTACCTGGCAGCGACCCTGCGCCTGGATCTTGCAGCAGCAGGCATAGGGGTAACCTTGGTCAGGCCAGGGTTCGTGGCTACGCCCCTGACGGCACGTAACGATTTTCCCATGCCGGCCCTGCAAACAGTGGAGCGAGCCTCTCGCCTGATCCGCCATGGTCTTGCGCGCGGCCAACACGAGGTACATTTCCCGCGCCGGCTGATTTGGCCGCTGCGTCTGCTGGGCGCTTTGCCAAGCGGTCTGTGGCTGCGACTGTCACGCTTTATCACCCGTTCCAAGGACGCGACCGCATGAAAAAAATCGCCATCATAGGATCCGGAATCTCAGGATTAACCGCAGGCCATCTGCTACACCGCCACCATGCCGTCACCCTGTTTGAAGCGGCGCCCTCTCTTGGGGGCCACACAGCCACAGTGGATGTGACCCTCGACGGGCGCACTTATGCCATAGACACCGGCTTTATTGTTTTTAACGATCGCACCTACCCCAGGTTTCAGCGCCTGCTGGCGCGCACAGGCCTGGGGGCGCAACCAACCGAGATGAGTTTTTCGGTGAGTACGCCGGAGGGATTCGAATACAACGGCCATAATCTCGATACCCTGTTTGCCCAGCGACGCAATCTGCTGCGCCCAAGGTTCTGGAACTTCATCCGCGAAATCCTGCGCTTCAACCGTCTGGGGAAAGAGGCCTTGGCCCAGGGCGACGCCTTTGGACTGACCCTGGGAGACTTTTTGCTCCGGGAAGGCTTCTCTGAACATTTCGCCCGTCACTATATACTGCCGATGGGCGCAGCCATCTGGTCGTCAACCCTGACCGACATGCGCGCCTTTCCGCTCGGTTTTTTCCTGCGTTTTTTCGCCCATCATGGCTTGCTTGAGGTGGCCAATCGACCCCAGTGGTATGTCATTCCCGGCGGCTCGAGGGAGTATATAGCCCCGCTCACCCAAGGCTGGGAAAGTGGGATCCGCCTGGCCACCCCTGTGCTTGGGGTCAGCCGCAACGGCGATGGTGTCGTGGTGCGCAGCAAGGTCGGTGAAGAGGCCTTTGATGAAGTGATTTTCGCCTGCCACAGCGATCAGGCGCTTGCCCTTCTCGATGATGCCAGTGACGCGGAGCGCGAGGTGCTCGGCGCCATGACCTACCAAGCCAACGAGGTCTGGTTGCACACCGACACCCGCTTGTTGCCACGCCGGCCCAAGGCATGGGCCAGCTGGAACTATCGCCTCAAGGGGGACGACGCATCACGGCCACTGGTCACCTACAACATGAACATACTGCAGGGTATCGAAGCACCCCACACCTTCTGCGTTACCCTCAATCCCGGCGACGCGGTGGACCAGCGCTGTGTGCTGCGCCGCTTTGTCTATGATCATCCGGTATTCAACCAGGCTTCCCTGGCAGCCCAGGGGCGGCGTGACGAAATCTGCGGCACAGGGCGCACCCATTTTTGCGGTGCATACTGGTACAACGGCTTTCATGAGGACGGCGTACGGAGCGCACTCGATGTGGTGGAACGCCTGGGGGGACGGCTGTGAACAGTGCCCTGCTGACAGGTCAGGTGCGCCATCGCCGCTTTGCGCCGCGGGCACACCATTTTTCCTATGATCTTTATATGCTCGCCCTGGATCTTGACGAGTTGCCACTGCTCGACCAGGGCGGATCGCGATTCGGTGTTGATCGGCCGGCACTGCTGGCGTTTCATCGCAAGGACTACCTCGGCGACCCGGCGGCGCCTCTCAAGGATGCCGTGTGGAAACGGGTGCATGAGCTGGGAGGCAAGGGCGACGGGCGCGTCCTGTTTGTCGGCCATGGCCGCTGTCTGGGGCTTTACTTCAGCCCGGTCAATTTCTACTTCTGCTATGAGGGTGAGCATGCTCGCTGGTTGCTTGCTGAAGTCTCCAATACCCCCTGGAACGAGCGTTTTCACTATCTCATCGATCTCGATGCACCTCGCCCCCAAGGCAAGGCATTCCATGTTTCGCCCTTTATGCACCTGAACATGGACTACCACTGGCGGGTACGACCACCGCAGGCGGGCCGTGGCGATCTGAACGTGCACATCGAAACCCATCCACAACAGGCTGACAGCAAGCTGTTTGATGTCACCCTGGTTCTGACCCCCCGGCCCCTCGACAACGCGGGAGTGGGGCAGCTGCTGCGACGCTGGCCAAGCATGACACTGACGGTACTGCTTGGCATCTACTGGCATGCCCTCAGACTGTGGCTGAAACGCACCCCTTTTTATTCTCATCCGGAGAGACTCTGAATGGAACTTGTAGCCCCTTCCCGCCCCTTGAGCCAGCTTGATCGCATGGCCCGCAATATTGTGCTTCGCCTGCTGCCCCGTCTGCGGGACGGTCAGTTGACGCTGATTGATGAGAGTGACGGCGATTGCCAAATCCATCGTTTCGGCACTGCCGGCGAGCTTTATGCCGAACTGTGTGTCAGCGATGGCCGCTTCTGGCGCCGCCTGCTGCTGGGAGGCAGTATCGCCGCCGGAGAAACCTGGGTCGAGGGACTGTGGCAGAGCCCGGATCCGGTTGCTCTGGTGCGCCTGCTGGCCCGTAATATGAGCCTGCTGGATACCCTGGAGAGGCGCCTTGGCTGGCTCACATTTCCGTTCAATCGGCTGCGTCATCTGGCCAACCGCAACACACTCACAGGCTCGCGGGCCAATATCGCAGCCCACTATGATCTCGGCAACGCCATGTACCAGGGTTTTCTCGACCCTAACATGCAGTACTCTTCGGCAATCTACCCCCATGGCGGCGCATCTCTGGATGAAGCGCAGCGACATAAACTGGATCTGATTTGCCAACGCCTGGCGCTGCAGCCGGGAGATCATTTGCTTGAGATAGGTACAGGCTGGGGCGGCCTTGCCATACATGCGGCCAAGCACTACGGCTGCCACGTCACCACCACCACCATATCCCGGGCCCAGCACGACTATGCCAGGATCTGGATCGAGCACGAAGGCCTGGGAGATCGCATCACCCTCTTGCTGGAAGATTACCGGGCGCTGGAGGGCCAATTCGACAAGCTGGTCTCCATAGAGATGATTGAGGCCGTGGGCCATGCCTTCTTACCCGATTATTTCCAGCGGCTGTCGAATCTGCTCAAACCCGGAGGCCGTCTGTTGCTGCAGGCCATCACCATAGCCGATCAGCGCTTTGAGCAGTACCTGAAAGGCGTGGACTTTATTCAACGCTACATTTTCCCCGGAGGTTGCCTGCCCAGTGTGTCCCACATGACCAACCTGCTGGCCCGCAACACCGACATGACCCTGGTGCGACTCCATGATCACGGACTGCATTACGCCCAGACACTGCGCGACTGGAGCCAGCGCTTCCTCGCCATGGCACCTGAATTGCGACGCCAGGGCTACAGTGATGATTTCATCCGACTTTGGCACTTCTATTTTGCCTACTGCGAGGGTGGTTTCCGCGAGCGCAGCATCAGCCTGGTGCACTTTGAAGCGGCCAAACCCGGGGCCGGCTCCTGGCAATATCCATGAGACGTCAGATTGCATGGCGCTGGGGCCAATTACTTGGGTTCGATATCTACTGGACCCTAGCGGTGGTGCTCCGCTCGCCCTGGCCCCTGCTGCCAATGTTGGCACTGCATCTGTGGCTAACCCCGTCACGGCAGCGGGACCTGTGGCTGCTGCCGCTGTCGGCAGGCGGCTTCAGCATAGACCTGCTGCTCTGGGGCCAGGGAGTGCTGGCGTTTGATGCATTTCCCCTATGGCTGCTGGGGCTTTGGGTCGGCTTTGTTTGGACCCTGCCCCACGGCATGGGATGGCTTGAGCAATGGTCCCCGCTGTGGGTGGCACTGCTTGGTGCCATTGTCGGCCCGCTGGCCTATCTGGTCGGAGCCAAGTTCGGCGGTGTGGCACTGCCCTTTGGTGCGCCTTGGTCTGCGGTTGTGCTGGCGCTTATCTGGGCTGTTCTGCTGCCCGTGCTGGTAGCAATAGTCAAACAGCGGAGCAGGCCCCCGGCCAGCGCATCCCATGCCGCACCCCATGCCAAGGAGAGAAAATGAAAGCCATGATCCTTACCGCCAGCCTGTTGCTGGGCTTGCCTGCCGCTGGGGCCCCCATGCTGGCAGAGCTTCAGCCCGTCGGCCAGGGCGAAATGCATTGGCTCTGGTTCAAACTCTATGACGCCACGCTCTACAGCCCCAATGGACGATACCACAAGGATGCCAGGCCCCTGGCGCTGAGCATCCTCTATGCCCGTGATATTGAACGAGAGGATTTGCTGGCAGCAACCCGTGAGGAATGGCAGCGCCTGTTGCAGGAACCAAGAGACCTGCAGGAAAAGTGGCTTTCACAGCTGGCAGCCACCTGGCCGGACATACAGGCCGGCGACAGGCTGACCCTCTATGTCGATAAGGAAGGACACAGCCAGTTTTGGCATGGGGAGCATGCGCTTGGTCAGCTGCTGCCCCCTGATTTCGCCCCGGCCTTTCTGGCCATCTGGCTGGATGAACGCAGCCGCAACCCGGCCCTGACCCGGCAACTGCGAGGAGAGAGTAAACCATGAGCAACAGGTTTTGTATCGTGTGGGCCAGCCTGATGGCATTAGTTATCGGTGGCTGTGGCAATCGCATCGAGGAGTATCGGGGCTCTAGCCCAAATTGGGATTTGGCGAACTTTTTTAACGGCCCGCTGGTGGCCCACGGCATAGTGCTTGACCGCTCGGGTAGCGTAGGCAGCCGCTTTACCGCCACCTTGCAGGGGGATTGGCAGAACGGTAAAGGCCGTCTGTTCGAACAATTCTACTTTGACGATGGTCGCCGTGAAACGCGCACCTGGATACTGGAGCAGTCAGCCGACGGCAGTTGGCGAGGTCGTGCCGATGACGTTGTAGGTGAAGCTTCGGGCCACACCCAGGGGTTTGCGCTCAATTGGCGCTATACCCTTAACCTCAGGCTGCCGGACGGTGAGCAGGTGAAGGTCGATTTTGATAACTGGATGTATCTGCTGGATCAGCAGCGACTGATTAACCGCGCCGAAATCCAGAAGTGGGGTTTCCGGGTCGGTGAGGTACTGCTGTATATAGAAAAACTGGAAACGCCATCGGCAGATGACGCCAGTGGCTTGCAGTAACCTTTATTAGGCCACATCGAAGCCTGGTTGAGCCGACAAGCGGCATAGCTTGCGCGCTTTGCCGTCATGGACAGCCCCGGTCTGCCAAAGCAGCGTAAATCACTGTATACTGGCGCCCCACTCCCATGAACCCTGACGGTCAGCGATAGCCTACTGCTATTGCGTTTATCTATCCGGTAACCGCCCTTCCTGACCTCTCGGAATTGACCTGTCCCTCAAGCTCTAGGGCAGCCAGGGGGTAGTGCAATCAATCAAGACTGGAAAACGCGTTAAATGACTCTGAAACAGCTCAGTGAAACCCCTTTAAAATCAGGCGACTTGGCTAGCGCGGCACTCAACCGCACCTTTTCGGTCGCCCCCATGCTGGACTGGACAGATCGCCATTACCGCTATTTTGCCAGACTGATGTCCAAAGAAGCCCTGCTCTATACCGAGATGGTGACCACGGGCGCCATCCTTTATGGCCGCGGAGATTACCTGGCCTATAACGAAGAGGAGCATCCGCTGGCACTGCAACTCGGAGGCTCGGATCCCAAGGATCTCGCCGCCTGTGCCAGGCTGGCTGAAGCCCGTGGCTACGATGAAATCAACCTCAACGTGGGTTGCCCTTCAGACAGGGTACAAAATGGTCGTTTCGGCGCTTGTCTGATGGCCGAACCCACACTGGTGGCCGAGTGTGTCGATGCCATGCGGCAACAGGTCAGCATTCCTGTGACGGTCAAGACCCGCATTGGCATTGACGAGCAGGACAGCTATGAATTCCTGACCGACTTCATTTCCAAAGTCGAGGCGGCCGGCTGCGATACCTTTATCATCCACGCGCGCAAGGCCTGGTTACAGGGCCTGAGCCCGAAGGAAAACCGTGAAATCCCGCCGCTGGATTACGACCGGGTGTATCAACTCAAGCGCGATTTTTCGCAGCTGTCCATCAGCATCAATGGTGGCGTCACCAGCCTGGAACAGGCCAAGGAACATCTGCAACATCTGGATGGCGTGATGGTGGGTCGGGAAGCCTACCAAAACCCCTATATACTCGCCGGGGTTGATACCGAACTCTGTAACCGCACCTCTCCCGTCATCACCCGGGATGAGGTTATCGGGAAACTACTTCCCTATATAGGGAAACATCTGGCAGAGGGCGGACGGCTGAACCATATTACCCGTCATATCATAGGCTTATACCAAGGACTTCCAGGTTCACGGGCCTGGAGGCGTTATCTTAGCGAGAATGCCCACAAGCCGGGTGCCGGGATTGAAGTGGTGGAAGCCGCCATCAAAGCCATGGCCGGCAACGACTGAAGCACATTCAGTATCCCCTTTGGTGAAAATCACCACACTTGTGGTAAATTTCACCAAAGGGCAACTACTCATCCTGTCCCACATCAGCCAAAAATAAATAAATCCATTACTTATCATCAGCTTAACAAGAGTCGAAAAGTTGGCACGCCATTTGTAATCACCTGTATGTCACTGGTAACTACAAAGGAATGCCATCATGTTGAATCGTCAAATACGCAAGTTCTCTGCCCCGATAGCTGTCTTGATGATGTTGGGACTGGGAAGTACCGCCGCCAATGCCGCCGAGGTGAGCAGCACAGATCTGTTGAGCGCTGTTGAACAAACCGTAAGCGCCAATACCCAGGAAGCACTGAAAGCCTTTGCCACCGAATTGCAGTTGCAATTGCAGGCCGAAGTCGCCAACACCTGGTATGAAATGGTCGAAGCTGCGCCCCAGAGCGATGAGCAAGCCGACAGCACCGACACTCAGCTGACTCAAGCCAAGGAGTAAGGGGTATGTGGCTGACAGCAGGATTATCGCTGATGACCGCCGCTGTACTTATGCTGCCGGTGGTCACCTTCGCCTTCTGCTCCTGGCTCATCTGCCTGATGCGCTGGCACAGATTCTGATATTGAAAAGTTGATTAGGAGACGCTGAATGTCAATCGAGTCCCGTATGCACAATCCCCGCCGCCTGGTGTGTGGCGTGGCCGCCTCACTGGCACACAAGTTTGGCTGGTCCTGTTTCTGGACCCGGATAGTCACAGCCGTGTTGGTGATACTCAATCCGGCCATGGCGCTGCTCTGTTACTTTGCCCTGGCGCTGGTCATGGACAAGTGGGAGCGCTGATCTCTGGTAAATCGCCGGACAAGCGCTCCTCCTGCAACAGGTTTTGTCACAGAGCCTGTCGCAGGAGGAGGGGATCAGCGGCTCTTGCCAAGGAAGGCAGCAAAGCGGTTTTTGGCCTCATCACTCTTGAGCCGTTCGGAGAAGGCTTCCAGCTCCAGATGCATCTGATGCTGCACCCTGTGCTTATGGGGTCGCATCAGTTGTCGGGTGATCCCCAAAGCCTCGGGAGGTTGCTCTGCCAGTTTGTGGGCCTTGGCCAGGGCAAATGCCTGCAATTCGTCCATGGGGACCACATCGTTGAGCAGCCTCATGCACAGGGCATCGTCGGCGCCAAAAGACTCTCCGAGCAATAACAGCTCGGCCGCCTTCTGGTAACCCACCAACTCAGGCAACAGCATACTGGCACCGGCCTCGGGTACCAGGGCCAGGTTAACGAAGGGTAATTGGAAGCGGGCGGTTTCGTCGGCATAGACCAGATCGCAGTGCAGCAGCAAGGTGGTGCCGATACCGACGGCGGCGCCTGAAACCGCAGCCACCAGGGGTTTCTTCAGTTCCAGCAAGCAATAGAGAAAGCGAACGGCAGGATGATTGGCACCTAAGTCATTATTTTTTAAAAAATCTGCGACATCATTACCCGAGGTGAAACAATGGCCCTCGCCGGTGATGAGAAAGGCACGAATGTCGTTGTCGCTCTCACCTTGCATAAGGTATTCTGTGAGCTGCCGGTACATATCAAGATCGAGTGCATTGCGCTTATCCGGGCGGTTAAAACGAATAACCCGCACTCCCTGATCATCCTGAACCTGAATGGTACTCATGCGTTGTGTCCTCATAGACATGATGGTTTTACATGGAGTTTATGACATTGAGACAGATA is part of the Shewanella cyperi genome and encodes:
- a CDS encoding nuclear transport factor 2 family protein, which gives rise to MKQDQRLVRVIELYRTLDKDKLHLLAEVYADGILFEDPAHRIQGRMALERYFSALYKELDSIHFEIESATMADQYAWLSWTMILSHPRLASGKSVTVSGASRLNFDEHGMVLHHRDYFDLGALLYEHLPLLGPVVRALKRRFGA
- a CDS encoding SDR family NAD(P)-dependent oxidoreductase, with the translated sequence MRVLITGASSGIGRQLAMDYLKEGHQVWACGRDAGRLAQLQALGANVMCFDGRNPQACHQAADQVTDLDLLILNAGSCEYIDNAREFDSLLFARVIETNLIATAHVLAAFLPRLQRGGRLALVSSSVTWLPLPRAEAYGASKAALDYLAATLRLDLAAAGIGVTLVRPGFVATPLTARNDFPMPALQTVERASRLIRHGLARGQHEVHFPRRLIWPLRLLGALPSGLWLRLSRFITRSKDATA
- a CDS encoding NAD(P)/FAD-dependent oxidoreductase — translated: MKKIAIIGSGISGLTAGHLLHRHHAVTLFEAAPSLGGHTATVDVTLDGRTYAIDTGFIVFNDRTYPRFQRLLARTGLGAQPTEMSFSVSTPEGFEYNGHNLDTLFAQRRNLLRPRFWNFIREILRFNRLGKEALAQGDAFGLTLGDFLLREGFSEHFARHYILPMGAAIWSSTLTDMRAFPLGFFLRFFAHHGLLEVANRPQWYVIPGGSREYIAPLTQGWESGIRLATPVLGVSRNGDGVVVRSKVGEEAFDEVIFACHSDQALALLDDASDAEREVLGAMTYQANEVWLHTDTRLLPRRPKAWASWNYRLKGDDASRPLVTYNMNILQGIEAPHTFCVTLNPGDAVDQRCVLRRFVYDHPVFNQASLAAQGRRDEICGTGRTHFCGAYWYNGFHEDGVRSALDVVERLGGRL
- a CDS encoding DUF1365 domain-containing protein → MNSALLTGQVRHRRFAPRAHHFSYDLYMLALDLDELPLLDQGGSRFGVDRPALLAFHRKDYLGDPAAPLKDAVWKRVHELGGKGDGRVLFVGHGRCLGLYFSPVNFYFCYEGEHARWLLAEVSNTPWNERFHYLIDLDAPRPQGKAFHVSPFMHLNMDYHWRVRPPQAGRGDLNVHIETHPQQADSKLFDVTLVLTPRPLDNAGVGQLLRRWPSMTLTVLLGIYWHALRLWLKRTPFYSHPERL
- a CDS encoding SAM-dependent methyltransferase; translation: MELVAPSRPLSQLDRMARNIVLRLLPRLRDGQLTLIDESDGDCQIHRFGTAGELYAELCVSDGRFWRRLLLGGSIAAGETWVEGLWQSPDPVALVRLLARNMSLLDTLERRLGWLTFPFNRLRHLANRNTLTGSRANIAAHYDLGNAMYQGFLDPNMQYSSAIYPHGGASLDEAQRHKLDLICQRLALQPGDHLLEIGTGWGGLAIHAAKHYGCHVTTTTISRAQHDYARIWIEHEGLGDRITLLLEDYRALEGQFDKLVSIEMIEAVGHAFLPDYFQRLSNLLKPGGRLLLQAITIADQRFEQYLKGVDFIQRYIFPGGCLPSVSHMTNLLARNTDMTLVRLHDHGLHYAQTLRDWSQRFLAMAPELRRQGYSDDFIRLWHFYFAYCEGGFRERSISLVHFEAAKPGAGSWQYP
- a CDS encoding DUF2878 domain-containing protein, which codes for MRRQIAWRWGQLLGFDIYWTLAVVLRSPWPLLPMLALHLWLTPSRQRDLWLLPLSAGGFSIDLLLWGQGVLAFDAFPLWLLGLWVGFVWTLPHGMGWLEQWSPLWVALLGAIVGPLAYLVGAKFGGVALPFGAPWSAVVLALIWAVLLPVLVAIVKQRSRPPASASHAAPHAKERK
- a CDS encoding chalcone isomerase family protein; translated protein: MKAMILTASLLLGLPAAGAPMLAELQPVGQGEMHWLWFKLYDATLYSPNGRYHKDARPLALSILYARDIEREDLLAATREEWQRLLQEPRDLQEKWLSQLAATWPDIQAGDRLTLYVDKEGHSQFWHGEHALGQLLPPDFAPAFLAIWLDERSRNPALTRQLRGESKP
- a CDS encoding DUF3833 domain-containing protein encodes the protein MSNRFCIVWASLMALVIGGCGNRIEEYRGSSPNWDLANFFNGPLVAHGIVLDRSGSVGSRFTATLQGDWQNGKGRLFEQFYFDDGRRETRTWILEQSADGSWRGRADDVVGEASGHTQGFALNWRYTLNLRLPDGEQVKVDFDNWMYLLDQQRLINRAEIQKWGFRVGEVLLYIEKLETPSADDASGLQ
- the dusA gene encoding tRNA dihydrouridine(20/20a) synthase DusA, whose amino-acid sequence is MTLKQLSETPLKSGDLASAALNRTFSVAPMLDWTDRHYRYFARLMSKEALLYTEMVTTGAILYGRGDYLAYNEEEHPLALQLGGSDPKDLAACARLAEARGYDEINLNVGCPSDRVQNGRFGACLMAEPTLVAECVDAMRQQVSIPVTVKTRIGIDEQDSYEFLTDFISKVEAAGCDTFIIHARKAWLQGLSPKENREIPPLDYDRVYQLKRDFSQLSISINGGVTSLEQAKEHLQHLDGVMVGREAYQNPYILAGVDTELCNRTSPVITRDEVIGKLLPYIGKHLAEGGRLNHITRHIIGLYQGLPGSRAWRRYLSENAHKPGAGIEVVEAAIKAMAGND
- a CDS encoding PspC domain-containing protein, which codes for MSIESRMHNPRRLVCGVAASLAHKFGWSCFWTRIVTAVLVILNPAMALLCYFALALVMDKWER
- a CDS encoding enoyl-CoA hydratase, with translation MSTIQVQDDQGVRVIRFNRPDKRNALDLDMYRQLTEYLMQGESDNDIRAFLITGEGHCFTSGNDVADFLKNNDLGANHPAVRFLYCLLELKKPLVAAVSGAAVGIGTTLLLHCDLVYADETARFQLPFVNLALVPEAGASMLLPELVGYQKAAELLLLGESFGADDALCMRLLNDVVPMDELQAFALAKAHKLAEQPPEALGITRQLMRPHKHRVQHQMHLELEAFSERLKSDEAKNRFAAFLGKSR